The following proteins come from a genomic window of Shewanella halifaxensis HAW-EB4:
- the lexA gene encoding transcriptional repressor LexA yields MRPLTPRQAEILELIKRNIADTGMPPTRAEIARRLGFKSANAAEEHLKALAKKGCIEIMPGTSRGIKLTQENTEDADLGLPLIGQVAAGEPILAQEHVEQHYKVDPAMFKPSADFLLRVRGDSMKNIGILEGDLLAVHKIQQARNGQIVVARVEDDVTVKRFEKKGNKVFLHAENEEYSPIEVDLANQSLSIEGLAVGVIRNGDWQ; encoded by the coding sequence ATGAGACCACTTACACCGCGCCAAGCTGAAATTTTAGAGCTAATCAAACGTAATATTGCAGACACAGGCATGCCGCCAACCCGCGCTGAGATCGCAAGACGTTTGGGTTTTAAATCAGCCAACGCTGCTGAGGAGCATTTAAAAGCCTTAGCCAAGAAAGGCTGCATTGAAATTATGCCGGGTACGTCTCGCGGTATTAAGTTAACCCAAGAAAACACCGAAGATGCAGATTTAGGTTTACCCCTTATCGGCCAAGTTGCCGCAGGTGAACCGATTCTTGCTCAAGAACATGTAGAGCAACACTATAAAGTGGACCCAGCCATGTTCAAGCCATCAGCAGACTTCTTACTCAGAGTCCGTGGTGACAGTATGAAGAACATTGGCATACTCGAAGGTGACCTGCTAGCCGTTCATAAGATACAGCAGGCTCGCAACGGCCAAATAGTAGTCGCTCGCGTCGAAGATGATGTTACCGTCAAGCGTTTCGAGAAGAAAGGCAACAAAGTTTTCTTACATGCAGAGAACGAAGAGTATTCACCAATTGAAGTGGATCTAGCGAACCAAAGCTTAAGTATTGAAGGTTTAGCCGTTGGTGTGATCCGTAATGGAGACTGGCAATGA
- a CDS encoding cell division inhibitor SulA, which produces MNKLMGTSPRHPGLWQDMPSTSMVSSAGNEITTMVTQTQGRDELNQISAQLSQLSQQGRWIVLISPPNIGYKQMLAAAGVRMDRILLVHAKDEVETLWAMEKALMSGTSSAVITWTNSLDARDSRRLQIVAKSARAAGIIIENSIESANKNTSSHLPICTMNMQDKTFAQAALFGAVH; this is translated from the coding sequence ATGAACAAACTGATGGGCACTAGCCCTCGCCACCCAGGACTATGGCAAGATATGCCATCGACTAGCATGGTGAGTAGCGCAGGTAATGAGATCACCACTATGGTGACGCAAACTCAAGGACGTGACGAGCTTAATCAGATTAGTGCTCAGCTTTCACAACTGAGCCAACAAGGCCGTTGGATAGTGCTTATCAGTCCGCCAAATATTGGTTACAAGCAGATGCTAGCCGCTGCAGGCGTTAGAATGGATCGTATTTTACTGGTGCATGCTAAAGATGAAGTGGAAACACTTTGGGCGATGGAAAAAGCATTAATGAGTGGAACCTCTAGTGCAGTGATCACTTGGACTAATTCATTAGATGCGCGTGATAGTCGACGCCTACAAATCGTTGCCAAAAGCGCACGAGCAGCCGGCATTATTATTGAAAATTCGATTGAAAGTGCTAATAAAAATACGAGTAGTCACTTACCAATTTGCACAATGAATATGCAGGATAAGACTTTTGCTCAAGCCGCCCTGTTCGGTGCCGTTCACTAA